From Algoriphagus sp. NG3, the proteins below share one genomic window:
- a CDS encoding PhoH family protein produces the protein MPRAKSDKDRKIFVLDTSVILYAHNSIMNFAEHDVVIPITVLEELDQFKKGNDTKNFEAREFIRLLDKLSQDHMIHEWTPLNGKTKGNFRILMNPENQVNANEIFGEEKNDHKILNCALYLKQHEKGRKVILVSKDINLRLKAKSIDLLAEDYETGKIKNIVELENTGKYILDNIDPEHINKLYDQSYIEAKTVLGTRKRKANAYYILKSDKNSVLAYYNSEESILERVDKKLAYNIKPKNAEQTFALHAITNPNIRLVSIQGVAGTGKTLLALAGALEQRREYKQIFLARPIVPLSNKDIGYLPGDIKSKLNPYMEPLWDNLKFIQNQYKETDKEFQKITELVNQEKLVIQPLAYIRGRSLSNIFFIVDEAQNLTPHEIKTIISRAGENTKIVFTGDVFQIDTPYLDSQSNGLSYLIDRVKDHPLYAHIKLEKGERSELANLANELL, from the coding sequence ATGCCTAGAGCCAAATCCGATAAAGATCGGAAAATCTTTGTGCTGGATACTTCAGTAATCCTATACGCACACAACTCCATTATGAATTTTGCCGAGCACGATGTGGTCATACCGATTACCGTGCTGGAGGAACTTGATCAATTCAAGAAAGGCAATGACACCAAGAATTTTGAAGCCCGGGAATTCATCCGTTTACTGGATAAACTGTCTCAGGATCATATGATCCATGAGTGGACTCCGCTGAACGGAAAAACCAAAGGTAATTTCAGAATATTGATGAATCCGGAGAATCAGGTCAATGCCAATGAAATTTTTGGTGAGGAGAAAAACGACCATAAGATTCTCAACTGCGCTCTCTACCTGAAGCAGCATGAGAAGGGCAGAAAAGTCATTCTGGTGAGCAAGGATATTAATCTCAGGCTGAAGGCTAAATCCATTGATTTGCTAGCCGAGGATTATGAAACGGGCAAGATCAAAAATATAGTTGAGCTCGAGAATACGGGTAAGTATATTCTAGATAACATCGATCCAGAGCATATCAACAAGCTCTATGATCAGAGTTATATCGAGGCAAAGACAGTACTCGGCACCCGGAAAAGGAAAGCAAATGCCTATTACATTCTCAAAAGCGATAAGAATTCAGTCTTAGCCTATTACAATTCTGAGGAAAGCATCCTCGAGCGGGTTGATAAGAAGCTGGCGTATAATATCAAGCCGAAAAATGCGGAACAGACCTTCGCACTACATGCGATCACCAATCCAAATATACGCTTGGTTTCCATACAAGGAGTTGCCGGAACAGGTAAGACTTTATTGGCTCTTGCGGGAGCTTTGGAGCAAAGGCGGGAATACAAGCAGATTTTCTTGGCCAGACCGATTGTCCCTTTGAGTAATAAAGACATAGGATATTTGCCTGGAGATATTAAATCCAAGCTGAACCCTTACATGGAACCGCTTTGGGACAACCTGAAATTTATCCAAAACCAGTATAAGGAGACAGACAAGGAATTTCAGAAAATCACTGAGCTGGTCAACCAGGAAAAGCTGGTGATCCAGCCTCTGGCTTATATCCGGGGACGTTCACTTTCGAATATTTTCTTCATAGTAGATGAGGCGCAAAACCTTACCCCGCACGAGATCAAGACAATTATCTCCAGGGCGGGAGAGAATACGAAGATCGTGTTCACCGGAGACGTGTTCCAGATCGATACGCCTTATTTGGATTCCCAGTCGAATGGTTTGTCCTATTTGATTGACCGCGTAAAAGATCATCCGCTCTATGCACATATCAAGCTTGAAAAGGGTGAGCGCTCGGAGCTGGCTAATTTGGCGAATGAGCTTTTATAG
- a CDS encoding DEAD/DEAH box helicase, with product MIVNSDSPFQIVYSIYSHEYLGLLIESFVVQIDPQGRLSLAYQNISSANASEFDSGLDKTDYELIKIMDSMNPEVVVKPFIKRGNLRPKEYLAKIFDPKTEDKKTQEALEVVIEKKRSKIMPLLIGKRLFEMGSDGNPVWKEIKVNAERASVLFHFHKNEENTHYWPTIKYKGEKLDWQYKNGYFISNEPGWLVVQGQLYHFEKGIDGKKLRAFLNKKFIVIDKRIEPNYYRGFMTNLISQFDVEAVGFDINIERGTPEVFINISDLPGGSGKNLFGEDGEKLEEDKIVFELRFKYGDIDFPVQTPSSELHGASVRLEEGDDSYTFYKTIRSTQKEKAYIKLLRDKGLEFKMGKDALPKTEAFEWIGENEDFLEIEKIKIVQKPNAKGKVYNIGKAQISIEVNENIDWFDVKALIKFGLYLVPFAKLRKLLLQGKTEFELPNGEIAVIPASWFVNYSELFNFMEDRGDEDTMVLRKHHLALAREMELGNLVQVTLSRKLERLRDFESIEDYDLPDNFEGTLRPYQHAGYNWLRFLNEFKFGGCLADDMGLGKTVQTLALLAHEMEANPGLTSLLVMPTSLIYNWELEAKKFTPNLKILVYSGTQRIKDPWRFGEYDLVLTSYGITRLDVEVLKDFYFNYIILDESQAIKNPGSNIAAAVNQLKSKQKLILTGTPVENSTMDLWSQMNFINPGLLGNQNSFKTQFLQPIEKQRDIDKSAKLHAMIKPFILRRLKSQVATDLPEKITNVKYSAMTTAQEEVYEEVKSYYREKIISDIQTTGRNNQQFTLLRGLTQLRQIANHPKLVRDDYEGESGKLEDVTYMLQSTISEGHKVLVFSQFVRHLAIVKEYLEKEGIPYAYLDGTTKDRQAQVEKFQENEGIKVFLISLKAGGVGLNLTKAEYVFLLDPWWNPAVEAQAIDRAHRIGQENKVIIYKFITRGSVEEKIMALQDRKLALAGELISTEESFMKSLDQEDIAALLA from the coding sequence ATGATAGTAAATTCTGATAGCCCCTTTCAGATAGTATATTCTATTTATAGCCATGAGTACCTAGGACTTCTCATTGAATCATTTGTAGTACAAATAGATCCACAGGGACGGCTCTCTTTGGCTTATCAAAATATCAGTTCCGCAAACGCGAGCGAATTTGACTCTGGTTTGGATAAGACTGACTATGAGTTGATCAAAATCATGGATTCCATGAATCCGGAAGTGGTGGTCAAGCCATTTATCAAGCGGGGAAACCTGCGTCCTAAGGAGTATTTGGCCAAAATATTTGATCCTAAAACTGAGGACAAAAAAACACAAGAGGCATTAGAAGTCGTGATCGAAAAGAAACGATCGAAGATAATGCCCTTGCTGATCGGCAAGCGGCTTTTCGAGATGGGCAGTGATGGGAACCCGGTTTGGAAGGAAATTAAAGTGAATGCTGAGCGGGCAAGCGTATTGTTTCATTTTCATAAAAATGAAGAAAACACACACTATTGGCCTACCATAAAATATAAAGGGGAGAAGCTTGATTGGCAATACAAAAACGGCTATTTCATCAGCAATGAGCCAGGATGGTTGGTGGTGCAGGGTCAGCTCTATCACTTTGAAAAAGGAATAGACGGAAAAAAACTTAGAGCTTTTCTCAATAAAAAATTCATTGTCATAGACAAACGAATAGAGCCGAACTACTATCGTGGCTTTATGACCAATCTGATTTCCCAGTTCGATGTGGAAGCAGTTGGATTTGACATCAATATTGAGCGGGGTACTCCCGAAGTATTTATCAATATCAGCGACCTTCCTGGAGGATCTGGCAAAAACCTTTTTGGGGAAGACGGAGAGAAACTGGAGGAGGATAAAATAGTTTTTGAGCTACGCTTCAAGTATGGGGATATTGATTTCCCGGTACAGACACCTAGCTCTGAATTACATGGAGCTTCTGTAAGACTGGAAGAGGGGGATGATAGCTACACCTTTTACAAGACTATCCGAAGCACCCAGAAGGAGAAAGCCTACATCAAGCTACTCCGGGACAAAGGACTGGAATTCAAGATGGGCAAAGATGCGCTGCCTAAGACCGAAGCATTTGAATGGATAGGGGAAAACGAAGACTTCCTCGAAATAGAAAAAATCAAAATCGTACAAAAACCGAACGCCAAAGGGAAAGTCTATAATATTGGCAAAGCCCAAATATCCATTGAAGTCAATGAAAACATCGATTGGTTTGATGTGAAAGCATTGATCAAGTTTGGTCTGTATCTGGTTCCATTTGCCAAACTGAGAAAACTACTGCTCCAGGGAAAAACCGAATTTGAATTACCCAATGGAGAAATCGCCGTTATTCCTGCATCCTGGTTTGTGAACTACTCCGAGTTGTTCAATTTCATGGAAGACCGGGGAGACGAAGATACTATGGTGTTACGCAAGCACCACCTGGCATTGGCGCGGGAGATGGAACTGGGAAATCTAGTACAGGTAACGCTCAGCAGAAAACTGGAAAGACTGAGGGACTTCGAATCAATAGAGGATTACGATCTTCCTGACAACTTTGAAGGCACGCTTCGTCCTTATCAGCATGCAGGTTACAACTGGCTGAGGTTCCTCAATGAATTTAAATTCGGAGGCTGTCTGGCGGATGATATGGGTCTAGGTAAAACAGTACAGACTCTGGCACTCCTTGCACATGAAATGGAAGCCAACCCCGGCTTGACATCCTTGTTGGTCATGCCTACATCGCTGATCTACAACTGGGAGCTGGAGGCGAAGAAATTTACTCCGAATCTGAAAATCCTGGTTTACTCAGGAACTCAGCGGATCAAAGATCCCTGGAGATTTGGAGAGTATGACTTGGTTTTGACCTCCTATGGTATCACCAGATTGGATGTAGAAGTACTGAAGGATTTCTATTTCAACTACATTATTCTTGATGAATCACAGGCGATCAAAAATCCTGGAAGTAATATTGCCGCAGCGGTAAACCAGCTGAAAAGTAAGCAAAAGCTGATTCTTACCGGTACGCCTGTGGAGAACAGTACCATGGATCTGTGGTCTCAGATGAACTTTATCAATCCGGGGCTTCTGGGAAATCAGAATTCCTTTAAAACGCAGTTTTTACAGCCTATAGAGAAGCAAAGGGATATTGACAAGTCAGCCAAGCTTCATGCGATGATCAAGCCGTTTATCCTGCGGAGATTGAAATCGCAGGTAGCGACTGACCTGCCGGAAAAAATCACCAACGTGAAGTATTCTGCCATGACCACAGCTCAGGAGGAGGTCTATGAGGAAGTGAAAAGCTACTACCGTGAAAAGATCATCTCGGATATCCAGACCACGGGCAGAAATAATCAGCAGTTTACATTATTACGCGGTCTTACGCAGCTGCGCCAAATCGCCAATCACCCTAAATTAGTCCGTGACGACTACGAGGGAGAATCCGGCAAGTTGGAAGACGTGACATACATGCTGCAGTCCACTATCTCCGAAGGGCACAAGGTACTTGTATTTAGCCAGTTTGTAAGACATCTGGCTATAGTAAAAGAATATCTGGAGAAGGAAGGAATTCCTTATGCATACCTGGATGGTACTACTAAAGACCGTCAGGCGCAGGTCGAGAAGTTCCAGGAAAATGAAGGAATCAAAGTATTCCTGATTTCCCTAAAAGCGGGTGGAGTCGGACTAAATCTGACCAAAGCGGAGTATGTATTCTTGCTTGACCCTTGGTGGAATCCAGCTGTGGAAGCCCAGGCTATAGATAGAGCCCATAGAATAGGGCAGGAAAACAAGGTCATCATCTATAAGTTTATCACCCGGGGGTCAGTGGAGGAAAAAATCATGGCACTGCAAGATCGTAAGCTTGCACTGGCAGGTGAACTGATCAGTACTGAAGAAAGCTTTATGAAGAGTCTCGACCAAGAGGATATTGCCGCATTGTTGGCTTAG
- a CDS encoding lipoprotein signal peptidase → MNKYLKYFGIALLVIIIDQAVKMLVHFEMDFGSPGQIPIFGDWFKLHYTTNPGMAFGMELGSEYGKLFLTSFRLVAMVGIGYYLYHIISKKQPRLYIVCIAMILGGAIGNLIDSVFYGVWLNNAPYNATTPWFHGQVVDMFYFDIWEGYIPDWMPIWGGSYTALWPIFNVADASIFIGVAMILIFQGRFFPDKKEDDTAEEKKELDQISE, encoded by the coding sequence ATGAACAAATACCTGAAATACTTTGGCATAGCACTACTGGTGATCATCATAGATCAAGCAGTCAAAATGCTGGTTCACTTCGAGATGGATTTTGGATCTCCGGGACAGATTCCCATATTCGGAGACTGGTTCAAACTGCATTACACCACCAATCCAGGAATGGCATTCGGCATGGAGCTGGGATCAGAATACGGCAAGTTGTTCCTTACTTCATTTCGATTAGTAGCCATGGTAGGGATAGGCTATTACCTCTACCATATCATATCAAAAAAACAGCCCCGTCTCTATATAGTGTGTATAGCGATGATATTGGGAGGAGCAATAGGGAATCTGATAGATTCTGTCTTCTACGGGGTCTGGCTGAATAATGCGCCTTATAACGCAACCACTCCTTGGTTTCATGGTCAGGTGGTAGATATGTTCTATTTCGATATTTGGGAAGGTTATATTCCAGACTGGATGCCGATTTGGGGAGGAAGTTATACTGCACTTTGGCCGATTTTCAATGTAGCTGATGCTTCCATTTTTATCGGTGTAGCAATGATTCTGATATTCCAAGGAAGGTTTTTCCCGGACAAAAAGGAGGACGACACAGCAGAAGAGAAAAAAGAATTAGACCAAATCTCAGAGTAA
- the ileS gene encoding isoleucine--tRNA ligase, whose product MKTYQEFKQVDYPEIGESVLKYWKENQIFEQSVANRDGAETFTFFEGPPSANGTPGIHHVMARAIKDVFCRYKTLQGFQVKRKGGWDTHGLPVELQVEKELGITKEDIGKKISVEEYNKKCRETVMRFKNEWDEMTEKIGYWVDLDDPYITFEPKYIESLWSLLKRLYEKDLLYKGYTIQPYSPAAGTGLSSHELNQPGTYKDIKDTSITAQFKLKGKENTYILAWTTTPWTLPANSALAIGENLDYVKVKTFNPYTYDACTVILAKARMNAYLNPKAAELKLEDYNRGDKLIPFEVIEEFKGKDMLGWEYEQLFPIAGLSLPHPAFTVVSGDYVTTEDGTGIVHLAKAFGADDFRTLAQNNVPGIFVKDEQGKDLPIVDKQGKFITLVGEYLVEKIAEHAITSHKAYGVDDFYVKNYTEDDESAADYKNTDVIISIILKNENKAFKVEKYEHSYPHCWRTDKPVLYYPMDSWFIKTTAYKDRLVELNKTINWKPEATGTGRFGNWLENLVDWNLSRSRFWGTPLPIWRTEDGKEECCIGSITELEKAIEESIAKGFMEKSPYEGKEIDLHRPYVDDVILVSAKGEKMFREPDLIDVWFDSGAMPYAQWHYPFENEDIFKANYPADYIAEGVDQTRGWFFTLHAIAVMLFDSVAFKNVIANGLVLDKNGNKMSKRLGNAVDPFKTLKEYGPDAVRWYMLSNANPWDNLKFNLDGVTEVQRRFFGTLQNTYNFFALYANLDAFVYDKSKAVPVAERAELDQWIISKLQSLIAEVEEAMDNYDATKATRAIMSFTIDQLSNWYVRLARKRFWRGEMNADKQAAYETLYESLLTLTQLMSSFAPFYADWLYQNLTESGAESKASVHLSDWQKAVGALINKDLEESMELAQTISSLVHSLRKKEKMKVRQPLQRILIPILKEKTKAQIEHLDELIKSEVNIKEIEFIDDASGILVKNVKPNLPVLGKKLGPKMRFVVAAINQWSQAEIAEIEREGKISVDVDGESLELLLEEVLITSQDIPGWSVASDQGVTVALDVTLSDELKQEGAARDLVNRIQNLRKDMGLEVQDKINITIADDNELVKNAVKSFGEYIQTEVQALKLELSADLDGATVLDMDDFELAVLVEKA is encoded by the coding sequence GTGAAGACATATCAGGAATTTAAACAAGTGGATTATCCCGAAATCGGGGAATCTGTATTGAAGTACTGGAAAGAAAACCAGATTTTCGAGCAATCAGTAGCCAACCGTGACGGTGCGGAGACATTTACTTTTTTCGAAGGACCGCCTTCGGCAAATGGTACACCGGGAATCCACCACGTGATGGCGCGAGCAATCAAGGATGTTTTCTGCCGTTACAAAACGCTTCAGGGTTTTCAGGTGAAGCGGAAAGGCGGCTGGGATACCCACGGTCTTCCTGTAGAGTTGCAGGTTGAGAAGGAACTGGGGATCACCAAAGAGGATATTGGTAAGAAAATCTCTGTAGAAGAATACAATAAAAAGTGCCGGGAGACGGTCATGCGATTCAAGAATGAATGGGATGAAATGACCGAGAAAATCGGCTACTGGGTGGATCTGGATGATCCCTATATCACCTTTGAGCCGAAATATATCGAGTCCTTGTGGAGCTTGCTGAAGCGGCTTTACGAGAAAGACCTACTTTACAAGGGCTATACAATACAGCCTTATTCTCCTGCGGCAGGTACGGGTTTGAGTTCGCATGAGCTCAATCAGCCCGGAACCTACAAGGATATAAAGGACACTTCTATCACGGCACAGTTCAAACTGAAAGGGAAGGAGAATACATACATTCTTGCCTGGACTACTACTCCATGGACTTTGCCTGCCAACTCGGCCTTGGCGATCGGTGAGAATCTGGATTATGTGAAAGTGAAGACTTTCAACCCTTATACCTACGATGCCTGCACAGTGATTTTGGCGAAAGCCAGAATGAATGCTTACCTGAATCCTAAGGCCGCTGAGCTGAAATTGGAAGATTACAACCGCGGGGATAAGCTGATTCCTTTCGAAGTGATCGAGGAATTCAAAGGAAAAGATATGCTGGGCTGGGAATACGAGCAATTGTTTCCAATAGCTGGCTTATCGCTTCCGCATCCAGCTTTTACAGTGGTGTCCGGTGATTATGTGACCACTGAAGACGGTACGGGAATTGTCCACCTTGCCAAAGCTTTCGGTGCGGATGACTTTAGAACTCTGGCACAGAATAATGTGCCGGGCATCTTTGTGAAAGACGAGCAGGGAAAAGACCTTCCTATAGTGGATAAGCAGGGAAAATTCATCACCCTAGTGGGTGAGTATCTGGTAGAAAAGATAGCTGAACATGCCATCACCTCCCATAAAGCATATGGTGTAGATGATTTCTATGTGAAAAACTATACCGAGGACGATGAAAGTGCGGCGGACTATAAAAACACCGACGTGATCATTTCCATCATTCTGAAAAATGAGAACAAGGCTTTCAAAGTAGAGAAATACGAGCACAGCTATCCGCACTGCTGGAGAACGGACAAGCCGGTGCTTTACTATCCTATGGACAGCTGGTTTATCAAAACCACTGCATATAAGGATAGATTGGTGGAGCTAAATAAAACCATCAACTGGAAGCCTGAGGCCACGGGAACGGGTCGCTTTGGCAACTGGCTGGAAAACCTGGTGGACTGGAACCTGAGCAGATCCAGGTTCTGGGGCACACCGCTTCCTATCTGGAGAACTGAAGACGGGAAAGAGGAGTGTTGCATAGGATCTATTACTGAGCTTGAAAAAGCAATCGAAGAATCCATTGCTAAGGGATTTATGGAAAAATCTCCTTACGAAGGCAAGGAAATCGATCTTCACCGACCTTATGTCGATGACGTGATTTTGGTATCTGCCAAAGGTGAAAAGATGTTCCGTGAACCGGATCTGATCGATGTATGGTTTGATTCAGGAGCTATGCCGTATGCGCAGTGGCATTATCCTTTTGAAAATGAAGACATTTTCAAGGCCAATTACCCTGCTGACTACATTGCCGAAGGTGTGGATCAGACCCGTGGCTGGTTCTTTACGCTTCATGCCATTGCGGTGATGTTATTCGACAGTGTGGCTTTCAAAAACGTGATCGCAAACGGGCTTGTACTCGATAAAAACGGCAATAAAATGTCCAAGCGATTGGGCAATGCTGTAGATCCTTTCAAAACACTGAAAGAATACGGTCCAGATGCAGTGCGCTGGTACATGCTGAGCAATGCAAACCCGTGGGACAACCTAAAATTCAACCTAGATGGTGTGACAGAGGTGCAGCGTCGCTTCTTTGGTACACTTCAGAATACCTATAATTTCTTTGCGCTGTATGCGAACCTGGATGCTTTTGTCTATGACAAATCCAAGGCAGTTCCGGTGGCAGAGCGTGCTGAATTAGATCAATGGATAATTTCCAAACTTCAGTCATTGATAGCAGAAGTGGAAGAAGCGATGGACAACTACGATGCTACCAAAGCAACCCGTGCGATCATGAGCTTTACGATAGATCAGCTTTCCAACTGGTATGTAAGACTGGCGAGAAAGCGGTTCTGGAGAGGTGAAATGAATGCGGATAAGCAGGCGGCATACGAGACTTTATATGAGTCTTTGCTCACACTTACCCAGTTAATGTCTTCTTTTGCTCCATTCTACGCTGACTGGTTATACCAAAATCTGACTGAATCAGGAGCTGAATCCAAAGCTTCTGTACATTTATCGGACTGGCAAAAAGCCGTGGGGGCTTTGATCAATAAAGATCTGGAAGAAAGCATGGAGTTGGCCCAGACTATTTCCTCCTTGGTACACTCGCTGAGGAAAAAGGAAAAAATGAAAGTACGCCAGCCCTTGCAGCGTATTTTGATTCCTATCTTGAAAGAAAAAACCAAAGCGCAGATCGAGCATCTCGATGAGCTGATCAAGTCCGAAGTAAATATTAAAGAAATAGAATTTATCGATGATGCTTCCGGTATATTGGTGAAAAATGTGAAGCCAAATCTGCCAGTATTAGGCAAGAAGTTGGGGCCTAAAATGCGCTTTGTTGTGGCAGCCATCAATCAATGGAGTCAGGCAGAAATCGCTGAAATCGAACGTGAAGGTAAAATCTCCGTTGACGTGGACGGCGAAAGTCTAGAGTTGCTTTTAGAAGAAGTATTGATCACTTCCCAGGATATCCCAGGCTGGTCAGTGGCATCTGATCAGGGTGTGACTGTGGCTCTAGACGTGACTCTTTCTGATGAATTGAAGCAGGAAGGAGCAGCTAGAGATTTGGTAAACCGTATCCAAAACCTACGTAAAGACATGGGGCTGGAAGTGCAGGACAAAATCAATATTACCATCGCAGATGATAATGAACTGGTAAAAAATGCAGTAAAGTCCTTTGGGGAATATATCCAAACCGAAGTTCAGGCGTTGAAACTTGAGTTGTCAGCTGACCTAGATGGAGCCACTGTGCTTGATATGGATGATTTTGAATTAGCTGTTCTGGTGGAAAAAGCCTGA
- a CDS encoding Fic family protein: protein MSYNWEQSDWPKFTFQEGKSGKLLPDFLMKSGQLSGVISGLSDGNQTELLLEMMVVEAIKTSEIEGEFLSRPDVMSSIKKNLGIHEEQPLLVKDQRAKGIAKLMIKVRSEFAQNLTEEMLFNWHELLMEGNRYVQAGQWRADSAAMQVVSGTIGKEIVHFQAPPSSRVPAEMAAFISWFNETAPSNPKAINNPLIRSAITHLYFESIHPFEDGNGRVGRALAEKALHQGLGHTTLISLSSTIEAKKNEYYNALKNGQSSNEISAWLDYFADTVCHAQQSAEQLINFTLQKVKFFNRYKEVLNERQVKVINRMLAEGPAGFEGGMTAKKYMAITKASKATATRDMQGLVELGAFLPQGGGRSVSYELVISR, encoded by the coding sequence ATGAGTTACAATTGGGAACAGTCGGATTGGCCTAAGTTTACCTTTCAAGAAGGTAAATCAGGAAAACTACTGCCCGATTTTCTCATGAAATCGGGGCAACTGTCTGGAGTAATCAGTGGTTTGTCGGATGGAAATCAGACCGAACTGCTTTTGGAAATGATGGTGGTGGAAGCCATCAAAACTTCCGAGATCGAAGGGGAATTTCTCAGTCGCCCAGACGTAATGTCTTCGATCAAAAAGAATCTGGGAATCCATGAAGAGCAGCCCTTACTAGTCAAAGATCAACGTGCCAAAGGCATTGCCAAGCTCATGATCAAGGTACGTTCGGAATTTGCTCAAAACTTGACGGAGGAAATGCTTTTTAACTGGCATGAGTTGCTCATGGAAGGCAATCGATATGTACAAGCTGGGCAATGGCGAGCAGATTCAGCGGCCATGCAGGTGGTCTCTGGAACTATAGGAAAAGAAATAGTGCATTTCCAAGCGCCTCCTTCGTCGCGGGTTCCTGCTGAAATGGCTGCTTTTATTTCATGGTTTAATGAAACTGCTCCCAGCAATCCAAAGGCTATAAACAATCCGCTGATCCGGTCTGCGATTACGCATTTGTACTTTGAGTCGATCCACCCCTTTGAGGATGGAAATGGACGAGTCGGCCGGGCTTTGGCAGAAAAAGCACTACATCAGGGCCTGGGACACACGACCTTGATCAGTCTTTCCAGCACGATAGAGGCGAAGAAAAATGAATATTACAACGCCCTGAAAAACGGACAAAGCTCAAATGAGATCTCTGCTTGGCTGGATTATTTTGCCGACACGGTATGCCACGCCCAGCAGAGCGCAGAGCAACTGATCAATTTCACGCTTCAAAAAGTCAAGTTTTTTAACCGCTATAAGGAGGTATTGAATGAGCGCCAAGTCAAAGTGATTAATCGCATGCTTGCTGAAGGCCCAGCGGGTTTTGAAGGAGGGATGACTGCGAAGAAATACATGGCAATCACCAAAGCCTCCAAGGCTACGGCTACGCGGGATATGCAGGGATTAGTGGAATTAGGCGCCTTTTTGCCGCAAGGTGGAGGTCGAAGTGTGAGCTATGAATTGGTAATTAGTCGCTAG
- a CDS encoding glycoside hydrolase family 43 protein: MKLSYTIMTGALALACACSSPKTTKQVEKTPELSGNPIFEGWYADPEGIVFGDEYWIYPTFSAGYTDQLHFDAFSSKDLVTWEKHANILDTAAVKWARQAMWAPAAIEKDGKYYLFFSANDIQRPSRPGWDPNNDINHFGGLGVAVADSPGGPFKDHIGEPLLSEFHNDAQPIDQFVFKDTDGTYYMLYGGWSHCNIGKLNADFTGFEPWEDGELFHEITPEGYVEGPFVFIREGKYYFMWSEGGWGNDSYKVAYAMADSITGPWERIDTILESDTTVATGAGHNSVIQKPNSDDWYMIYHRRPIPNEGRDHRVTAVDIMEFNEDGTIKPVKMTFEGVEANPIK, encoded by the coding sequence ATGAAACTTAGCTATACAATAATGACAGGCGCTTTGGCTCTGGCTTGTGCATGTTCCTCGCCAAAAACCACAAAACAAGTTGAGAAAACTCCAGAGCTCTCGGGCAATCCTATCTTCGAAGGCTGGTATGCCGATCCTGAAGGAATTGTCTTTGGGGATGAATACTGGATTTACCCGACTTTTTCCGCAGGATATACTGATCAATTACATTTCGACGCGTTCTCATCAAAAGACCTAGTGACCTGGGAAAAACATGCCAATATCCTCGACACTGCCGCTGTCAAATGGGCCAGACAAGCCATGTGGGCACCTGCGGCAATAGAAAAAGACGGGAAGTATTACCTCTTCTTCTCCGCCAACGATATCCAGCGACCAAGCCGCCCGGGCTGGGATCCGAATAATGACATCAACCATTTTGGAGGATTGGGAGTCGCTGTGGCCGATTCACCGGGAGGTCCATTTAAAGACCATATCGGCGAACCTTTGCTTTCAGAATTTCACAATGATGCCCAGCCCATCGATCAATTCGTTTTCAAAGATACCGACGGCACCTATTACATGCTGTACGGAGGCTGGAGTCATTGTAACATTGGTAAACTCAACGCTGATTTTACGGGTTTTGAACCATGGGAGGATGGGGAGCTCTTCCATGAAATCACACCGGAAGGCTACGTAGAAGGCCCTTTTGTATTTATCAGGGAAGGAAAATATTACTTTATGTGGTCTGAAGGTGGCTGGGGCAATGACAGCTACAAAGTGGCCTATGCTATGGCGGATAGTATTACCGGTCCTTGGGAGCGAATCGATACCATCTTGGAATCTGATACTACAGTAGCCACCGGAGCAGGACATAATTCAGTAATCCAAAAACCGAACAGCGATGATTGGTACATGATCTATCACCGCAGACCCATCCCTAACGAAGGCAGAGATCATCGGGTAACTGCGGTTGATATCATGGAATTCAATGAAGATGGCACGATCAAGCCGGTCAAAATGACTTTCGAAGGAGTAGAGGCAAATCCGATCAAATGA